TTCGAGGGCACGCCGATTCGTATTGTGACCAGAAGAAAGTCTGACGATGAATAGGGGAGTTGCACCTTGACATTCGCTTTAACGTATATTATACCGATTGCGATCGCCTATTTGCTGGGCTCGATCAGCTTTAGCTACACGGCCGGCAAGCTGCTCAAAGGCATCGACATCCGCAATCACGGAAGCGGCAACGCAGGGGCGACCAATACCCTGCGCGTGCTCGGCAAAGGACCGGCCATAGCAGTGCTGATCCTGGACGCGTTGAAAGGAACGGCCGCCATCTGGATCGGCTATGCGATAAGCGGCGGTTCCTCGCTTGTCGAAGCGCTTTGCGGGCTTGCGGCGATCGTCGGCCATAACTGGCCGGTTTATTACGGCTTTCGCGGAGGCAAAGGGATCGCTACCACGATCGGCGTAATGGCGACGTTGGCTCTTGTTCCCTCGCTTTATGCCGGAGTGGTGGCGATTTTGGCCATCGTGTTTACCCGATACGTTTCGTTAGGCTCTCTCCTTTTTGCAGCTCTTTTGCCCAT
The window above is part of the Paenibacillus hamazuiensis genome. Proteins encoded here:
- the plsY gene encoding glycerol-3-phosphate 1-O-acyltransferase PlsY: MTFALTYIIPIAIAYLLGSISFSYTAGKLLKGIDIRNHGSGNAGATNTLRVLGKGPAIAVLILDALKGTAAIWIGYAISGGSSLVEALCGLAAIVGHNWPVYYGFRGGKGIATTIGVMATLALVPSLYAGVVAILAIVFTRYVSLGSLLFAALLPILSYFMGRPTEVFWASLVLAVFAFVRHRSNIVKLLRGTENKIGSKKSQP